The genomic interval ATGAATTCTCGTGTGTCATGCAGGATTGTGAACGAAACTATTTCCCGCATgtgttaaaaaagaagaagaagataatgaaTTGAAGTGCTAATTAATTACCATCTTTGAAAATCTTATCTTGAGCCAAAGCAGCAATCCTTTGCTTGAGAGCGCTATTATCAACATTAAGTATCAACCTTTGGTGGTCCAAGAATGCAACCCTTGGTGACAATGCTGATACTTCCGTCTTCAGTAGTAGTTTgcattacaaataaatattcattttttactAGAAGATCAGGTattaaattaggaaaaataaagaaataaatttttatcaatGGCAAGTGAATTATTCATGAGTACCTGTAATGTTGTCACGCTCCGTTCAAGCTCCGAAATATACTGTAGTTTCCTCACTCTTGACCTCTGCGCTGATTGCCGGTTTGCCAAGATTCTAGCACCCGCCCATGAAATAATTCAGTTTTCAATCTTCTTTTACAGATCCGATATGATCAGTACCTCATGCAGTTATGTTAACTAATGATAATTAAGAACGTTTCTGTGTTTTCTTAATTATCGATATGGTTACCTTTTGACCCTCTTAGGATCGAAGACGGAGTCTCCGGTGGGGATGGCGGAGGTTAGTGGCGCTTGTTGCTCGGGTTTACATGAGCTTTCTACCTCGCCCGGTTCACTTTTGAGCTTTTGGTCCAGCGGCATTATTGCCTTATTCTCGTCGTCAATGCTGTTGTGGTCGGACGGCGTGGAGGCGTTGGAGGAAGATACAGTGGGCGGCAGCGCGACGGAGATGTCGTCGGAGAACATTGACATGAGCTGCTCGTCGTCCAAGCGGTCAAAGCCGCTGGCGCCATGCATCAGCGAGGTGCCGTTGGTAGGATTAATATTCCGGCATTCCTCGATGAATGGAGCCTCGAGGAAGGCTATAGAGTCGCTCATGGAGCGGCGGTGGGCACCGCGCCGGGAGGATGAGAAGTCGAGGAACTCATCCACCCAAGAGGGTTGTTGTTGTTGGGCGGTGGCGGTGGCCATGGAAGTGGAAGTATTAATATTGCTGGTGGGAACGAAATTTGCGGTGGAAATGGGCATTCTTTGGTGAGAAGAAGAATGCCAATTTTGAGCCATGCTTGGTATCTTGGGCGGTAATTGTGCCATATAAACACCAAACAAAGTAATAAAACAGATAGCGAAGTATATGTgcaattttgagagagagagagagagagagagagattcaagAATGAACAAAAACAGACAGCGAAAAAagtgtgctatatatatatgataggcCCGGAAATTGACTTAATTAGAGCAGCAAACTAACCCAGCAAAACACAAAACCATAACCTTTATCGAAATCTTGGAATCCGAAGAACACTTGGGAGACGTTGAAGGTGTTAGAGAACCAGAACATAACGTGGGCAACAACGACAACAACATGCTCATTGTCAAATCAAAGCAAACAGCATTTGTTGCTGATACATATCTCTGATCTCTTTTATCATGAATTGTGGTGACTTTTCTAAGGACAATAGGCCTTCGGAGGGGTCACATGGGTGGGATTAGAGACAGCTAGCAACAGCTGGTAGGGGGGGTGGGGGTGGCAATGAGGGGGGTGAAAGGAATTAGAGGGCTTGGGGGCGGGGGGGACTCAAAAGGGTTCGACAGGGAAGTCGTCAGTATAAGTTTAATAGATGGCGGAATCAGCCACCACGTGCCGATGTGACACCTCTGCTTGGCATCCATCAccttaattctatatatattaactgaTCTCATCAccaagaacatatatatatatatatatatatattggtatacACGTAAGATTTCCCTCCATATTATATGCATATCTCACATTGATGTTGGTTGTCATGTACAAGTGATCAAAGATGATCCTCATGATCATGGCCCA from Juglans regia cultivar Chandler chromosome 2, Walnut 2.0, whole genome shotgun sequence carries:
- the LOC109012706 gene encoding basic leucine zipper 61-like translates to MAQLPPKIPSMAQNWHSSSHQRMPISTANFVPTSNINTSTSMATATAQQQQPSWVDEFLDFSSSRRGAHRRSMSDSIAFLEAPFIEECRNINPTNGTSLMHGASGFDRLDDEQLMSMFSDDISVALPPTVSSSNASTPSDHNSIDDENKAIMPLDQKLKSEPGEVESSCKPEQQAPLTSAIPTGDSVFDPKRVKRILANRQSAQRSRVRKLQYISELERSVTTLQTEVSALSPRVAFLDHQRLILNVDNSALKQRIAALAQDKIFKDAHQEALKKEIERLRQIYHQQNLKKMSSPGNQNTAGAASQAQQPPSSDTLGCTAN